A genomic window from Cucumis melo cultivar AY chromosome 8, USDA_Cmelo_AY_1.0, whole genome shotgun sequence includes:
- the LOC103503441 gene encoding auxin transporter-like protein 4 encodes MLGQKQAEEAIVPTTANEVEHGGGKEEGEEADGGEQPQNSVFQMKNLLWHGGSAWDAWFSCASNQVAQVLLTLPYSFSQLGMLSGIIFQIFYGLIGSWTAYLISVLYIEYRSRKEKENVNFKNHVIQWFEVLDGLLGPHWKALGLAFNCTFLLFGSVIQLIGCASNIYYINDHLDKRTWTYIFGACCATTVFIPSFHNYRIWSFLGLGMTTYTAWYLAAAALIHGQTEGVTHSGPTKLVLYFTGATNILYTFGGHAVTVEIMHAMWKPQKFKYIYLMATLYVFTLTLPSASAVYWAFGDELLNHSNAFSLLPKNRFRDAAVILMLIHQFITFGFACTPLYFVWEKVIGMHDTKSLCLRALVRLPVVVPIWFLAIIFPFFGPINSAVGALLVSFTVYIIPAAAHMLTYRKASARQNAAEKPPFFLPSWTGMYVLNSFIVVWILVVGFGFGGWASITNFVRQIDSFGLFAKCYQCKPSHSPAPPPTHRH; translated from the exons atgtTGGGACAGAAGCAAGCAGAGGAAGCGATTGTGCCGACCACCGCGAACGAGGTGGAGCACGGCGGCGGAAAGGAGGAAGGGGAAGAAGCTGACGGCGGAGAACAGCCGCAGAACTCtgtttttcaaatgaaaaaccTCCTCTGGCACGGCGGCTCTGCTTGGGATGCTTGGTTTAGTTGTGCTTCAAAccaa GTGGCTCAGGTGCTTTTGACTCTGCCTTACTCATTTTCACAACTCGGAATGCTCTCCGGAATTATCTTTCAGATTTTCTATGGGCTGATCGGAAGTTGGACGGCGTATTTGATCAGTGTTCTGTATATTGAATACAGAAGCaggaaggagaaggagaatGTTAACTTCAAAAACCATGTCATTCAG TGGTTCGAAGTACTTGATGGACTATTGGGACCTCACTGGAAGGCTTTGGGGCTCGCTTTCAACTGTACTTTCCTTCTCTTCGGATCTGTCATCCAGCTTATTGGATGCGCAAG TAATATCTATTACATTAATGACCACTTGGACAAAAGAACATGGACATACATTTTCGGAGCATGTTGCGCCACCACTGTCTTCATCCCTTCTTTTCACAATTACCGGATTTGGTCCTTTCTCGGCCTTGGTATGACCACTTACACCGCCTGGTACTTGGCTGCCGCCGCTCTTATTCACGGCCag ACCGAAGGCGTTACCCATTCGGGGCCGACAAAACTGGTGCTCTACTTCACTGGCGCCACCAATATTCTTTACACCTTCGGCGGCCACGCTGTCACTGT GGAAATAATGCACGCGATGTGGAAACCCCAGAAATTTAAGTATATTTATTTGATGGCTACGCTCTACGTTTTCACTTTAACGCTGCCATCAGCTTCGGCCGTTTATTGGGCCTTTGGTGATGAGCTTCTCAACCATTCCAACGCCTTCTCGCTCCTTCCCAAGAACCGCTTCCGTGATGCCGCTGTTATCTTAATGCTCATTCACCAG TTCATAACATTTGGGTTTGCATGTACGCCGCTATACTTCGTGTGGGAGAAAGTAATAGGAATGCACGACACAAAGAGCCTATGTTTAAGGGCGTTGGTGAGACTGCCAGTGGTTGTACCAATATGGTTTTTGGCTATTATTTTCCCTTTCTTTGGTCCAATCAACTCCGCCGTCGGTGCTCTCTTGGTTAGCTTTACTGTCTATATCATCCCCGCCGCCGCTCATATGCTTACCTATAGAAAAGCTTCTGCTAGACAG AATGCGGCGGAGAAGCCACCATTCTTTCTTCCAAGCTGGACGGGGATGTACGTATTAAACAGCTTTATAGTGGTGTGGATCTTGGTAGTCGGGTTCGGGTTCGGGGGGTGGGCTAGCATCACCAATTTCGTCCGACAAATCGACTCTTTCGGCCTTTTTGCCAAGTGCTATCAATGCAAGCCTTCTCACTCTCCTGCCCCTCCGCCGACACATCGTCACTGA